A single region of the Photobacterium sanguinicancri genome encodes:
- a CDS encoding arylsulfatase → MTAKYGVKRRLAILAAAWIGATSSSIAAEKPNILVIWGDDIGQTNISAYTFGLVGYKTPNIDSIAKEGMMFTDYYGEQSCTAGRSTFITGQSVLRTGLSKVGLPGADLGLQAEDATIAEMLKPLGYMTGQFGKNHLGDKDEHLPSNHGFDEFFGNLYHLNAEEEPENVDYPKDPEFRKKFGPRGVIKSYADGKIEDTGPLTRKRMETVDDETLDAALDFMDRAVKAEKPFFVWWNATRMHFRTHVKAENSGKTGISFYADGMVEHDNHVGVLLKKVDDLGIKDSTIVFYSTDNGPHMNSWPDAGLTPFRGEKNTNWEGAYRVPAMVRWPGKIEPGSVSNEIMHHMDWMPTLVAAAGDDKIKEKLLDGYSAGDKKFKVHLDGYNFLPYLTGTEEKGPREEIFYFTDDGDLSSLRYHNWKIVFLEQRAKGTLRIWAEPFTPLRVPKIFNLRMDPYEIADVTSNTYYDWMLDRAYMLVPAQAYVGKFLETFQEFPPRQEAASFSLDQVMEKLKENPNK, encoded by the coding sequence ATGACAGCGAAATATGGCGTTAAACGCCGATTAGCGATTCTTGCCGCCGCTTGGATTGGCGCGACAAGTAGCAGCATCGCAGCAGAAAAACCGAACATATTGGTTATTTGGGGGGACGATATTGGGCAAACCAATATTAGTGCTTACACCTTTGGCTTAGTTGGATACAAAACACCGAATATCGACAGTATTGCCAAAGAAGGCATGATGTTTACGGATTACTATGGTGAACAATCTTGCACCGCGGGTCGTTCTACTTTCATCACGGGTCAATCGGTACTGCGAACAGGTTTAAGTAAAGTGGGGTTACCTGGCGCGGATTTAGGCTTACAAGCAGAAGACGCTACCATCGCGGAAATGCTGAAACCCCTTGGCTACATGACAGGGCAGTTCGGTAAAAACCACCTAGGTGACAAAGACGAACATCTTCCATCGAACCACGGCTTCGACGAATTTTTTGGCAACCTTTATCATTTGAACGCCGAGGAAGAACCTGAGAATGTTGATTACCCGAAAGACCCTGAATTTCGTAAAAAATTCGGCCCTCGTGGGGTAATTAAATCTTATGCAGATGGCAAAATCGAAGATACGGGCCCATTAACACGTAAGCGGATGGAAACGGTCGATGATGAAACCCTTGATGCCGCATTAGACTTCATGGATCGCGCAGTTAAAGCTGAAAAACCTTTCTTTGTTTGGTGGAATGCGACTCGAATGCATTTCCGTACGCATGTGAAAGCTGAAAACTCAGGGAAAACAGGGATCAGTTTTTATGCAGACGGTATGGTTGAGCATGATAATCATGTGGGGGTACTACTGAAAAAAGTTGATGACTTGGGCATCAAAGATAGCACCATCGTTTTTTACTCGACGGATAACGGCCCACATATGAATTCATGGCCTGATGCAGGCTTGACGCCATTCCGTGGTGAGAAAAATACCAACTGGGAAGGGGCATATCGCGTACCTGCTATGGTACGTTGGCCGGGTAAGATCGAACCAGGATCTGTCTCTAATGAAATCATGCACCACATGGACTGGATGCCAACATTAGTGGCAGCCGCAGGTGATGACAAAATTAAAGAAAAACTGCTAGACGGTTACAGCGCGGGTGATAAGAAATTCAAAGTGCACCTTGATGGCTATAACTTCCTGCCTTACCTAACGGGTACCGAAGAAAAAGGGCCGCGTGAAGAGATTTTCTACTTCACCGATGATGGCGATTTGAGTTCACTGCGTTACCACAATTGGAAAATTGTATTCCTAGAGCAGCGCGCGAAAGGGACCTTACGTATTTGGGCTGAACCCTTCACCCCATTGCGTGTACCTAAGATCTTCAACTTGCGTATGGACCCATACGAAATCGCTGATGTGACTTCTAATACTTACTATGATTGGATGTTAGATCGCGCGTACATGCTAGTGCCAGCGCAAGCATATGTTGGTAAATTTTTGGAAACCTTCCAAGAGTTCCCTCCAAGACAAGAAGCGGCCAGTTTCTCGCTTGATCAAGTGATGGAGAAACTGAAAGAAAATCCGAATAAGTAA
- a CDS encoding arylsulfatase, whose protein sequence is MAYQMSKLAVSIGVLATSGAAVAADQPNILAIFGDDVGYWNISAYNQGMMGYETPNIDRIANEGALFTDHYGQQSCTAGRAAFITGQEPFRTGLLTIGMPGSDQGIPDWAPTIADLLKDQGYMTAQFGKNHLGDQDKHLPTNHGFDEFFGNLYHLNAEEEPETYYYPKDPEFRKNYGPRGVIKSFADGKIEDTGPMTRKRMEHADEEFLETSLAFMEKAVKADKPFFIWHNTTRMHVWTRLQEKYQGKSGISIYADGMLEHDDQVGILLDKLDDLGVADNTIVIYSTDNGAETVSWPDGGATPFHGEKGTTWEGGMRVPQLVRWPGVIEPGTKINEMMAHQDWLPTLLAAAGVDDVKEKLAKGYKANGKEWKVHIDGYNFKPYFQGKEEKGPRDSLLYFTANGELNAVRWNDWKLHFATLEGNITDAVRFSPNWPKIIHLRADPFEKAPHESGMYLRWMADNMWLFVPIQDVLGEFFQTLPDYPMQQGAIMNPASINYQSLGLKAKMNQLDELQKKVATMK, encoded by the coding sequence ATGGCTTACCAAATGAGCAAACTGGCCGTCAGTATTGGTGTGCTGGCAACGTCTGGCGCAGCAGTTGCGGCAGATCAGCCAAACATCCTTGCTATCTTCGGCGATGATGTCGGTTACTGGAACATCAGTGCTTACAACCAAGGCATGATGGGGTACGAAACCCCCAACATCGACCGTATCGCGAATGAAGGTGCACTATTCACTGATCACTATGGTCAGCAATCTTGTACTGCGGGGCGTGCCGCGTTCATAACCGGCCAAGAACCGTTTCGTACCGGCTTGTTAACTATTGGTATGCCAGGTTCAGATCAGGGCATTCCTGACTGGGCCCCAACCATTGCCGACCTTTTGAAAGACCAAGGTTACATGACGGCGCAATTTGGTAAAAACCACCTTGGTGACCAAGATAAACACCTACCCACTAACCACGGTTTTGATGAATTCTTTGGTAACCTTTACCACTTAAACGCAGAAGAAGAGCCTGAAACTTACTACTACCCGAAAGATCCAGAGTTCCGCAAGAACTATGGCCCACGTGGCGTTATCAAGTCTTTCGCTGACGGCAAGATTGAAGACACAGGCCCAATGACGCGCAAGCGCATGGAGCATGCTGATGAAGAGTTCCTAGAAACGTCACTGGCATTTATGGAAAAAGCGGTGAAAGCCGACAAACCTTTCTTCATTTGGCACAACACCACACGTATGCACGTTTGGACGCGCCTTCAAGAGAAGTACCAAGGCAAATCAGGTATCAGCATCTATGCCGATGGCATGTTAGAGCACGATGACCAAGTCGGCATCTTATTAGACAAACTTGATGATCTTGGCGTAGCCGATAACACCATAGTTATTTACTCAACCGATAACGGTGCTGAAACCGTATCTTGGCCTGACGGCGGTGCGACACCATTCCACGGTGAAAAAGGCACAACATGGGAAGGCGGGATGCGTGTTCCTCAGCTTGTTCGCTGGCCTGGCGTCATTGAACCGGGCACTAAAATCAACGAGATGATGGCGCACCAAGATTGGCTACCAACCTTGCTTGCTGCCGCTGGCGTTGACGATGTGAAAGAGAAACTTGCGAAAGGCTATAAAGCCAATGGTAAAGAGTGGAAAGTACACATTGATGGCTACAACTTTAAACCTTACTTCCAAGGTAAAGAAGAAAAAGGCCCACGTGATTCACTACTCTACTTTACAGCGAATGGCGAATTAAATGCCGTGCGCTGGAATGACTGGAAACTGCACTTCGCAACGCTTGAAGGTAACATTACTGACGCCGTACGTTTCTCACCAAACTGGCCGAAGATCATCCACCTACGTGCAGACCCATTTGAAAAAGCACCACACGAATCAGGCATGTACCTACGTTGGATGGCAGATAACATGTGGTTATTCGTACCAATTCAAGACGTGCTAGGTGAGTTCTTCCAAACATTACCAGATTACCCAATGCAGCAAGGTGCGATCATGAACCCAGCTAGCATTAACTACCAATCGCTAGGTCTTAAAGCCAAAATGAATCAACTTGATGAGCTACAAAAGAAAGTAGCGACGATGAAGTAA